The Clostridium aceticum genomic interval TATGAATTTGCAACAAGCTTTGCTTGGGGGATTGCCCTATGCTTTATAATTTTTGAACATAGATATCATTTCAGAGCCATGGGAACCTTTGTTACCCCAATCATTTTTCTTATCATAGGTTATGCGGCAATGCAATCAAAAGACGTCCGTCCTTTAATGCCGGCTTTGCAGAGTTATTGGCTTGCACTTCATGTAGCTACAGCAGTTATTAGTTACGGAGCCTTTGGTGTAGCCTGCGGTGTTTCCTGTATGTACCTATTAAAGGATAAGTTTAAAAAAGATGAATTTATCAGTAAACATATGCCTACTTTAGAAAAGCTGGATGCCATCAGTTATAGGGCAACTGCCTTAGGATTTTTATTTCTTACTTTAGTTATTGTCACTGGTGCTATTTGGGCAGAACAGGCTTGGGGAAGGTATTGGGCATGGGACCCTAAGGAAACTTGGTCCTTTATCACTTGGATTATCTACTCAGTTTATCTTCACCTAAGATTAACAAAGGGATGGAGAGGAAAAAAGGCTGCTTTATTTAGTGTAATAGGCTTTGCTTGTGTGTTATTTACTTATATAGGTGTCAATACACTATTACCTAGTATACACAGTTATGCTTAGAAGAATTAAGAAGCAAGTACCCATAACGCATACTGTTATGGGTACTTTAAAGACTAAGCAGGAATCATTTGTTTTTTATTCTGACGAATCCAATGACGATGTTGTGCAATAGCATGGATAAATTCCTTAGCAAAGTCCTTCATATCCGTAGCATTTCTTATTGTTACCACACCCATCTCAGTGATTACCTGTGCTTGTGTATCTGCACCAGCCATAGCCACCCCTTGTATGGCAGAAGTCATCAAGAGATCTATGCCCTCATTAGTAGCTCCGATTGTCTTTGCATGTTTGAAAGTTTCGTTGATAAAGTGCAGTGCTTCACCCTGCATCACTAAAGTATTTATACTTTGTTGACCTCCAGGTATATAAAGCGCATCATACTTAATAGATCCAGTGGTCACATAGTTTTTTCCAACCTCCAGCTGTTGTCCGTCAACACTTGTAAGCATACCTAGATTTTTACTAATGATTTCTGAATGTACACCGGCAGCCGTTAGTGCTTCCATCACTTGGCTTACTTCCTGGTGATTGTATCCATTTTCCAACAGTATAGCAACTTTCCTGGTTCCAGCAGTTTTAATGGTATTCTCTTGACTTACTGTTGGAGATGAAGCTGCACTCCCACTGCTTTTAGGATTTGCCGGCGGTGTAGCACCTACGCCAGCAGCAATCTGAACAGCTAGTTGTCCATCTACATTATTAAACATGTCTACCACCCACTGCTTAATTTGCTGATCCATAACACTTCCTACCTCAAAGTGAAAAGCTTCTATGATATGTTGTTTTTCTGCAGTAGACATACTGTTCCAGAAAAGAGTAGCCTGACTAAAATGATCCTGAAAACTTTCACTACGTTGACGAACCTTTTTACCCTCTACCTTCTCTTCATAATGAACATATCCCCCCTCTGCTTCCGTAGCAGGCGTTGGTGCATTTCCCTGAAGGGAGTTTGGAGAATAACTAACAGAGCTACGGTCAATTGTCATACGATGATAACCATCTCTTTGATTATTATGTATTGGAGCTACAGGTCGATTAATAGGTATCTCATGGAAATTAGGTCCTCCTAAGCGGATAAGTTGTGTATCCAAGTAAGAAAACAACCTTCCCTGCAACAGAGGATCGTTACTAAAATCTATCCCTGGTACCACATGCCCAGGATGAAATGCCACCTGCTCTGTTTCAGCAAAGAAATTATCTACATTACCATCTAGCGTCATCTTACCGATTCGTTTGACAGGGATCATTTCTTCTGGCCAAATTTTAGTAGGGTCTAGAATATCAAAATCAAAATTAAACTCTTCCTCCTCCTCTATCATCTGTACCCCTAACTCGTATTCAGGGTAGGAGCCCATGTTGATGGCATCCCATAGGTCACGTCTGTGATAATCTGGGTCTTTACCCGCTAACTTTTGGGCCTCATCCCAAACCAAAGAATGTACCCCCAATAAAGGCTTCCAGTGAAACTTAACAAAACGTGCCTTTCCTTGCTGGTTAACGAATCTAAAGGTATTGACCCCAAATCCCTCCATCATTCGATAACTTCTTGGAATGGCCCTATCTGATAACAGCCACATAATCATGTGGGCAGTCTCTGGGGTATTGACAACAAAATCCCAAAAGGTGTCATGGGCAGCAGATGCCTGGGGAATTTCGTTGTGAGGCTCTGGCTTAATAGCATGTACCACATCAGGAAACTTAATGGCATCCTGAATAAAAAACACAGGAATATTGTTTCCTACAAGATCGTAGTTGCCTTCTTCAGTATAAAATTTCGTAGCAAACCCCCGTACATCCCGCACAGTATCAGCTGAACCACGGGAACCTACCACAGTAGAAAAACGTACGAAAACTGGGGTTTTCACAGATGGGTCCTGTAGAAATTTCGCCTTAGTAAACTCTGCCATAGATTCATAGACTTGAAAGTAGCCATGCACGCCGAAGCCTCGAGCATGAACTACACGCTCTGGAATCCGTTCATGGTCGAAATGTGTGAGTTTTTCTCTAAAGTGGAAATCCTCCATCAGTGTCGGTCCTCGATTACCTGCCTTTAGAGAGTCGTCGGTGTTGGAAACACGTACCCCTTGATTTGTAGTAAGAAGTTCTTCACCATGACTTTTGCGATAGGGTTCCAATTGTTGGTTTTTGTCCATTTTTTTCCTCCCTTTCAAACCGAGTTTCAAGATATCTTAAGTACTATATTGTTTATTGATACCTTTACTATACGGTAACAATTTTGGTTAATTTTTACACCATTAGTTTTGATTGCTCCACCTTATTCTATACTGGTATTTATTGGTGAAATTTATGTCAATGCATTTCACCCCATAGAAAGTTTAAAGAGACTGCCATAGGACAGTCCCTTACTTTTCTTATTCTTTTTCAAAGCATACTACTTTACTTTTTTGCGTTAAGACTTTTTTTAATATGTATACTAAAACATAATAACAGCCAACGAAGAAAATAGGTAAAATTAATTCCGTTGGATTCTCCTGAATCCTTAGAGATTTAGCAAAGAAATAACTATACATGAAGGTACCAGGAATCATACCTAAAAAGCTAGCCAACATATATTTCTTGAAGGATATATACGTCACCCCTAGTAGGTAATTCGTCAAAGCGAAGGGAATAAAGTACATGTTTCTCAGCAAGAAAATATAAGTAAAACTAAGGTCTTTTCTTCCTTCTAAACAATTCCTTATTTTGGGACTTAATTTATGCTTAAAGAATCTATTATATAGATGATTTACTACTTCTCTACCCAAAAACCTAGCAATAAGAAAGGAAATACCACAACTGATTGTTGCAGCTAAAAGACCATACATAAATCCCCTGCCTACACCAAAATAAATTCCTCCCAATGCCTTCATCCAAGAGATGGGTATACATAAAATACTGATCACTACAGTTACACCAACAAATATACCATCTATATTTTTATAATTAGTAAGTTCATTGAAAAAATTTATTAGATCATCTTTGCTTTGTACTGGTAACAATCGATTGATATATAAACAAAGTGAGAAAATTAAAATTAATAAAATTGCTTTAAAGATCTTGATAGTATTGTTCAAATTCAGCACCTTCATTGCTTGTCATATATTTTTTACTGTATATCTTCTATTTTGTAGAAATTTGTTTGATAATGTTTTTCATTTATATACTATTATAATAATATATAAGTCATCTTTTGTCAAAACTAATAATTTACTGAAATTTAATCTATTCTTAAAGAAAGTCTGCCATCTTTTTTATATAATAAAAATACAATAAAGGTACAGTTATTCAGATAAATACTATCAAAGGAGTAATCTATCTATGGCAATGGCAGTTGTTAAAAATAATTTAAAACAAGAATATCTTAACATACTTAAAAATGGAGAAATCACGACTTCTTTTCAACCAATTATTTCCTTAAAAGATGGTGCCATTTTAGGTTATGAGGCTTTAAGTCGCGGACCAATAAACAGCCACTTTTATTATCCCGATGAATTGTTCCATTATGCTAAAAAAGTTAATAAAGTATGGGAATTAGACCTACTCTGTCGCTTAAGAGCCATCGAAAAAGCAAAGAGCATTGTCGGTGATAAGCTGCTATTTATTAATATTGATTCTGATATTATCAAAGATTCCAAGTTTAAAAAGGGATTTACAAAAGAATTTCTCAAAGATCATAATATTGATTCTGACCATGTGATCTTTGAGCTTACTGAGCATACTGCAGTAGTTGATTATAAGGTATTTAATCAAGTTCTTGAAAACTATCGTCATCAAGGCTATCGAATTGCTATAGATGATGCAGGAGATGGCTACTCTGGCCTGCGGCTTATGACAGAAATTCGACCTCACTTCATAAAAATCGATATGTCCCTTATTCGGGATATCGATAAAGATATGATAAAGAGGGAGTTGCTAAAAAGTTTCCATCAATTTTCACGAATAACAAATATTCAAGTAATTGCTGAAGGCATTGAAACCTATGAAGAGCTTAAAACCTTGATTGAAATTGGTATTCCTTATGGCCAAGGCTACTACATTCAACGTCCCTCTGAGGATTTCGTTGCTATTCCTTCTAAGTTAAAAGAAGAAATTGGACAGCTGAACCACCAAAACAAAAAAATCCAACGACATCCCACTATCTTGACCATCGGAGTGTTGAAGCGTCGTGATTTTCCTTTACAATATAATAATACTTGTCATCAAGCCAACGACATCTTCAGTGAATCCTATAATTTACAGGGGATTGTAGTAGTAAAAGAAAAGCATCCCGTGGGTCTCATTATGCGTCATAAGTTTTATTACCAAATGCAAAAAGAAGCTAATCGAAACAATTTCCTATCACGCCCTCTTAGTACTGTCATGGATCATTCCCCCTTAGTGCTTGATCATTCTCTAAA includes:
- the ccsB gene encoding c-type cytochrome biogenesis protein CcsB, whose translation is METQNLLQLENSFFNIAISTYIITMVLYFLFFVMKNEKIGIYATFLIKVAFVLHTLAIAARGVGAERVPLTNQYEFATSFAWGIALCFIIFEHRYHFRAMGTFVTPIIFLIIGYAAMQSKDVRPLMPALQSYWLALHVATAVISYGAFGVACGVSCMYLLKDKFKKDEFISKHMPTLEKLDAISYRATALGFLFLTLVIVTGAIWAEQAWGRYWAWDPKETWSFITWIIYSVYLHLRLTKGWRGKKAALFSVIGFACVLFTYIGVNTLLPSIHSYA
- a CDS encoding catalase; translated protein: MDKNQQLEPYRKSHGEELLTTNQGVRVSNTDDSLKAGNRGPTLMEDFHFREKLTHFDHERIPERVVHARGFGVHGYFQVYESMAEFTKAKFLQDPSVKTPVFVRFSTVVGSRGSADTVRDVRGFATKFYTEEGNYDLVGNNIPVFFIQDAIKFPDVVHAIKPEPHNEIPQASAAHDTFWDFVVNTPETAHMIMWLLSDRAIPRSYRMMEGFGVNTFRFVNQQGKARFVKFHWKPLLGVHSLVWDEAQKLAGKDPDYHRRDLWDAINMGSYPEYELGVQMIEEEEEFNFDFDILDPTKIWPEEMIPVKRIGKMTLDGNVDNFFAETEQVAFHPGHVVPGIDFSNDPLLQGRLFSYLDTQLIRLGGPNFHEIPINRPVAPIHNNQRDGYHRMTIDRSSVSYSPNSLQGNAPTPATEAEGGYVHYEEKVEGKKVRQRSESFQDHFSQATLFWNSMSTAEKQHIIEAFHFEVGSVMDQQIKQWVVDMFNNVDGQLAVQIAAGVGATPPANPKSSGSAASSPTVSQENTIKTAGTRKVAILLENGYNHQEVSQVMEALTAAGVHSEIISKNLGMLTSVDGQQLEVGKNYVTTGSIKYDALYIPGGQQSINTLVMQGEALHFINETFKHAKTIGATNEGIDLLMTSAIQGVAMAGADTQAQVITEMGVVTIRNATDMKDFAKEFIHAIAQHRHWIRQNKKQMIPA
- a CDS encoding TVP38/TMEM64 family protein; protein product: MKVLNLNNTIKIFKAILLILIFSLCLYINRLLPVQSKDDLINFFNELTNYKNIDGIFVGVTVVISILCIPISWMKALGGIYFGVGRGFMYGLLAATISCGISFLIARFLGREVVNHLYNRFFKHKLSPKIRNCLEGRKDLSFTYIFLLRNMYFIPFALTNYLLGVTYISFKKYMLASFLGMIPGTFMYSYFFAKSLRIQENPTELILPIFFVGCYYVLVYILKKVLTQKSKVVCFEKE
- a CDS encoding EAL domain-containing protein, giving the protein MAMAVVKNNLKQEYLNILKNGEITTSFQPIISLKDGAILGYEALSRGPINSHFYYPDELFHYAKKVNKVWELDLLCRLRAIEKAKSIVGDKLLFINIDSDIIKDSKFKKGFTKEFLKDHNIDSDHVIFELTEHTAVVDYKVFNQVLENYRHQGYRIAIDDAGDGYSGLRLMTEIRPHFIKIDMSLIRDIDKDMIKRELLKSFHQFSRITNIQVIAEGIETYEELKTLIEIGIPYGQGYYIQRPSEDFVAIPSKLKEEIGQLNHQNKKIQRHPTILTIGVLKRRDFPLQYNNTCHQANDIFSESYNLQGIVVVKEKHPVGLIMRHKFYYQMQKEANRNNFLSRPLSTVMDHSPLVLDHSLNIKDASTIAMSREESKVYDYIIVTEGEEYKGIVPIACLLNAFTTIKYIG